In Solanum pennellii chromosome 7, SPENNV200, the following are encoded in one genomic region:
- the LOC107024882 gene encoding agamous-like MADS-box protein AGL61 produces the protein MKIFVGRKRTVFARIQNSKNRQVTFSKRRIGLFKRASELCTLCGAYVAVVIFSSSNKVYSCGHPSAELIVDKFLGENQSGFDAPNSTSLSHQNVNVDEINNELNMLENSLEKQKEHGKALKGLRKELAYEQLNFFDLKKLIELLEAADEEVERVASQVMEYDTVFPYQTIGMCLSPLRVDGNSSSNFNEAPSGSNE, from the coding sequence ATGAAAATATTTGTTGGTCGCAAAAGAACTGTATTTGCAAggatacaaaattcaaaaaatagacAAGTAACATTCTCAAAACGACGTATTGGCCTATTTAAAAGGGCAAGTGAGCTATGTACTTTATGTGGTGCTTATGTTGCTGTTGTGATTTTTTCATCTAGCAACAAAGTATATTCATGTGGACATCCTTCCGCTGAATTAATTGTGGATAAGTTTCTTGGAGAAAATCAATCCGGTTTTGATGCTCCTAATTCCACTAGTTTATCTCATCAAAATGTAAATGTCGATGAGATCAACAATGAACTAAACATGTTGGAGAATTCacttgaaaaacaaaaagaacatgGAAAAGCTCTCAAAGGATTAAGGAAAGAACTTGCATATGAACAACTCAActtttttgaccttaaaaagTTGATTGAGCTCTTGGAAGCTGCAgatgaagaagttgaaagagTAGCAAGCCAAGTTATGGAGTATGATACGGTATTTCCATATCAAACTATTGGAATGTGCCTTTCACCTTTAAGAGTTGATGGCAACAGTTCGTCCAATTTCAATGAAGCGCCATCTGGATCCAATGAATAG